In Patescibacteria group bacterium, a genomic segment contains:
- a CDS encoding amino acid racemase: MKTAGIIGGFGPETTTKFQLEIVEIFRALKIKERPALLIWQTPIPVKIEQRMILQGQGISKFLPFLIDGAQKLENGGADFLVLPCNTLHILIDDLRKSINLPLINLIEETAKDLVRKKIKSIGILGSQETIKSRLHQQLLSRKGIIPILPNENEQKLINKVISQILTNKNLSETEKTLRRVVKNLEARGTKNILLACTDLQLVFPKIKGIEIHDTLSILAQATAREILKKKL; the protein is encoded by the coding sequence ATGAAAACAGCTGGAATTATCGGTGGTTTTGGACCGGAGACAACGACTAAGTTTCAACTAGAAATAGTTGAGATTTTTCGTGCTTTAAAGATCAAAGAAAGACCAGCTCTTCTAATTTGGCAAACACCTATCCCCGTAAAAATTGAACAAAGAATGATTCTTCAGGGCCAGGGAATCTCAAAATTTTTACCTTTTTTAATTGACGGGGCTCAAAAATTAGAAAATGGTGGGGCTGATTTTTTGGTTCTACCGTGCAATACGTTGCACATCTTAATTGATGACTTACGGAAATCAATTAATCTTCCGCTTATAAACCTTATTGAAGAAACGGCCAAAGACCTGGTTCGCAAAAAAATTAAAAGCATCGGGATCCTTGGAAGCCAAGAAACAATCAAAAGCCGTCTGCATCAGCAATTATTATCTAGAAAAGGAATCATTCCCATCTTGCCAAACGAAAACGAACAAAAGTTAATTAATAAAGTCATTAGCCAAATCCTGACTAATAAAAACTTAAGCGAAACCGAAAAGACCTTAAGAAGAGTAGTTAAAAACCTAGAGGCTAGGGGAACGAAAAACATTCTCCTGGCCTGCACCGATTTACAACTTGTTTTCCCCAAAATAAAAGGCATTGAAATCCACGATACATTGTCGATTTTAGCCCAAGCAACCGCAAGAGAAATTCTTAAAAAGAAGCTTTAA
- the tyrS gene encoding tyrosine--tRNA ligase, which translates to MDNIDELLTRGVEKIYPSKEALETVLRTGKKLRIYQGFDPTAPELHLGHMIGLRKLRQWQDLGHEVIFLIGDFTGMIGDPSGKDKTRIPLTREQVLLNAKTYQEQARRVLRFSGENPVQLKFNSTWLGKLSAEELLRLTSNLTYQQVIERDMFQKRLEKKMDISLVEFFYPFMQGYDSVAMDIDVEVGGSDQLFNMMTGRDLMRKLKKKEKFVMTTPLLTDSSGRKIGKTTGNIITLTAPANDFYGLIMSLGDDVIVRCFEYLTDLPLDEVNEIREKIKKGENPMVYKKKLARKLTAMLNSEASAEEAEKEFERVHQKGQIPEQVSIFKLSNKITDFYDLLVKSQIASSRGEAKRLIEQRAIKVNGKTVKNSWDYKISQGTIMENSQPITGGITIQKGPTKFIKIES; encoded by the coding sequence ATGGACAACATTGACGAACTTTTAACCAGGGGGGTAGAGAAAATATACCCTTCCAAAGAAGCTCTTGAAACCGTTTTGAGAACCGGGAAAAAATTGCGGATCTATCAGGGCTTTGACCCAACCGCCCCGGAATTACATCTCGGCCACATGATCGGTTTAAGAAAACTTCGCCAATGGCAAGACCTGGGACACGAAGTTATCTTCTTAATCGGTGACTTTACCGGGATGATTGGCGACCCGTCCGGAAAAGATAAAACCCGTATCCCCCTAACCCGTGAACAGGTTTTATTAAATGCCAAAACCTATCAAGAACAAGCGAGAAGAGTTCTGCGTTTTAGCGGAGAAAATCCGGTCCAACTTAAATTTAACAGCACCTGGTTGGGCAAATTATCGGCAGAAGAACTTTTAAGATTAACCTCAAACTTAACCTATCAACAGGTTATTGAAAGAGATATGTTCCAAAAGCGGCTTGAGAAAAAGATGGATATTTCGCTCGTTGAATTTTTCTATCCCTTCATGCAGGGATACGATTCGGTCGCTATGGATATTGACGTGGAAGTTGGAGGCAGCGATCAATTATTTAACATGATGACCGGACGAGACCTGATGCGTAAATTAAAAAAGAAAGAAAAATTCGTGATGACAACGCCTCTTTTGACGGATTCTTCCGGCCGTAAAATTGGCAAAACCACAGGCAATATTATTACCCTAACGGCGCCTGCCAATGACTTTTACGGCCTGATTATGAGTTTGGGAGATGACGTGATCGTCAGGTGTTTTGAATACTTAACGGATTTACCCTTGGATGAAGTCAATGAAATTAGGGAAAAAATCAAAAAGGGCGAAAACCCTATGGTTTACAAGAAAAAGCTCGCCCGCAAACTCACGGCCATGCTAAATAGCGAGGCATCGGCCGAAGAAGCAGAAAAGGAATTCGAAAGAGTCCACCAGAAAGGGCAGATTCCAGAACAAGTCTCCATATTTAAACTCTCAAACAAGATAACTGACTTTTATGATTTGTTAGTTAAAAGTCAGATAGCGAGTTCTAGGGGAGAAGCTAAAAGACTTATCGAACAAAGGGCAATTAAAGTTAACGGTAAAACTGTTAAAAACAGTTGGGATTATAAAATCTCACAGGGGACAATTATGGAGAATTCTCAACCTATTACCGGAGGGATCACTATCCAGAAGGGACCCACAAAATTTATTAAAATAGAATCTTAA